One Phaseolus vulgaris cultivar G19833 chromosome 11, P. vulgaris v2.0, whole genome shotgun sequence genomic window carries:
- the LOC137832526 gene encoding albumin-1-like has product MQNQRMAHLRVAPLVLFLLATFIMFSMKKIEAVDCSGACSPFETLPCRSYDCRCVPAGLFAGFCIHPTGLSSSVAKMIDEHSNLCQSDEECIKKGSGNFCARYPNHYVDYGWCFNSGSEELKGFLAMPRAISK; this is encoded by the exons ATGCAAAATCAAAGAATGGCTCATCTTAGGGTTGCTCCTTTGGTTCTGTTCTTGCTTGCCACTTTCA TAATGTTTTCGATGAAGAAGATAGAAGCTGTAGACTGTTCAGGTGCTTGTTCACCGTTTGAGACGCTACCATGCAGGTCATATGATTGTCGCTGTGTCCCTGCTGGACTATTTGCTGGTTTCTGCATTCATCCAACTGGACTTTCATCATCTGTGGCAAAGATGATTGATGAACATTCCAACTTATGTCAGTCTGATGAAGAATGCATCAAGAAAGGAAGTGGAAATTTTTGTGCTCGTTATCCCAATCACTATGTGGATTATGGTTGGTGCTTTAACTCTGGTTCTGAAGAACTTAAAGGGTTTTTGGCCATGCCTAGAGCAATCTCTAAGTAA
- the LOC137824050 gene encoding albumin-1-like — protein MGFVRLAHLALFLLATSILVMFSMKNIEAAHCSGICYPAYDDPLCGSNDCLCKRVNPMFGVCIDPTALSSSVAKMIDEDPNLCESDEECIKKGTGNFCARYPNQYMDYGWCFNSDSEQLKSFFAMPRANSN, from the exons ATGGGTTTTGTTAGACTTGCTCATTTGGCTCTCTTCTTGCTTGCTACTTCCA TTTTAGTAATGTTTTCGATGAAGAACATAGAAGCTGCACACTGTTCAGGTATTTGTTACCCGGCGTACGATGATCCACTGTGCGGGTCAAATGATTGTCTCTGTAAACGTGTTAACCCAATGTTTGGTGTCTGCATTGATCCAACTGCACTTTCATCATCTGTGGCAAAGATGATAGATGAAGATCCCAACTTATGTGAATCTGATGAAGAATGCATCAAGAAAGGAACTGGAAACTTTTGTGCTCGTTATCCCAATCAATATATGGATTATGGTTGGTGCTTTAACTCTGATTCTGAACAACTTAAAAGCTTCTTTGCCATGCCCAGAGCAAACTCCAACTAA